ACCCACTCGTCCCAGCGCAGGCGCGGGTTCGGCGGCAGCGTGGCCTTGGCGATGCCGGCGACGATTGCCGTTTCCGAGCGGACTTTGTCGCTGGGCGGTTCGGCCGTGCCGAGGGAGCCGTAGATATGGCTGAACGTATCCTCCATCGACACGGCCTGCGGGCCGCTTGCCTGACGGTCGATATCGGTGCGGCCGAGACAGGGCAGGATATAGCTCACCTTGCCCGGTGCCAGATGCGAGCGGTTCGGCTTGGTGGAAATGTGTACCGTTAGATCCAGGTTCGGCCAGGCCGCCTCCAGGCGCTCGCGGTCGGGCAGGGCACGCAGCAGATTGCCGCCCAGCGACAGCATCGCCTTGACGCTGCCGTCCAGCACGCCCTCACTGGCTTTCACGATATTGAGCCCTTCTTCGCTGGGCGCGTCGATACCGAACTGCGCCTTCAGCTTCTCGGCCGGCATGTGGGCGGATTTCTCGCCGATGCCGACCGTTCGCTGACCTTGCACGTTGGAGTGGCCGCGTACCGGCGACATGCCGGCGCCGAGGCGGCCGATGTTGCCGCGCATCAGCAGCAGATTGCAGTACATGCCGAGGTTGAGCCAGCCGTTCACATGTTGCGTCAGGCCCATGCCGTAGATGCCGATGACGTTCTTGGCCGCGATGTAGATGTCTGCCGCTTCCACGATCAGGGCGCGGCTCAACCCAGACTGCGCCTCGATTTCCGACCAATCGAACGCGCGGATCAGGGCGGCGGTCTCGGCAAAACCGGTCGTTTCCGACGCAATGAAGTCATGATCCAGAATGGTGCCCGGGGCAGCATCTTCACGGGCGAGCACATGCTTCATCATGCCGGCCAGCACGGCGATGTCGCCGCCCGGTTTCACCTGATAGTACTTGTTGGAGATCCGGGTGGGGTGATTCGTGATCATTTGCATGATGTTCTGCGGATCGACGAACTCCAGCAGCCCGCGTTCACGTACGGGATTGAAGGTTACGATCTTGCAGCCCCGTTCGACGGCCGCCTTCAACGTATGCAGGAAACGCGGCGAGTTGGTGCCGGTGTTCTGGCCGAAGAAGAAGATGGCGTCGCAGTGGTCGAAGTCCTCCAGCGTGCAGGTGCCCACCGGCGTGCCGATGAAGGTCTTGAGGTTCACGCTCGTCGTCTCGTGACACATGTTGGAGGACTGCGGCAGATTCTGATGGCCCATGGCACGGGCGAACAGGGCATACAGATACGACGCCTCCAGCCCCGCATGGCCGCTGGCGTAGAACACGGCCTCCTTCGGGGCGATGCGCTGGAGAATCTGGCCGATCTCCTGCAGGGCCGTATCCCAGCTGACCGGAACGTAGCGGTCGCGGGCGGCATCGTAGCGCAGCGGCTCGGACAGGCGCCCAGCCCGCTCCAGATCGTGGTCGTGCCAGGATTTCAGCTCGCTGACGCTGTGTTCCTCGAAGAAGGCGGCGTCGGCTCGTTTTTCATCCAGTTCCCAGAGGGTTGCCTTGGCGCCGTTTTCGCAGAATTCGAACTTGGCCGGTTTGGCCGGTTTGGCCCAGGCGCAGGAACTGCACATGACCCCGCCGGGTTTGTTGAGATTGGCGAGAATCTTTGCCGCAACGGTGGACCCGCCCACGTCGCCGAAAATCCGCGAGATGCCGCGCAATGAACCCCAGCCACCGGCCGGACCCCGGTCGTACGGGGTATTGGGGTCCTGTGCAATCGGGGAATGCGCGTTCTTGTTTTCCGAAGTCGTCATGATGTTCCTCCTCAGGATCTACAGAAACGGCGGCGTGCCAAAGGCCAGGTCGGCAGACACCCGTTGTCGCGATGAATCCCGATCGGTCCGGGGCGGGGTGGCAGGAAGCGGATCGCCAGTCCGGCAACCGCACCGCTACTCGATGAGGTCACCCCGATTCCGATCGGTCGGCAAATAATTCGTATAGAGTCGATTCATCGACGTACTCAACAAGGTTAGGCGATAAATCGGGTTTCATCCTGACGACACGGCATATTCCGGTCGAAGGTGCCGAACGCGATCGATGGCGATCCGGCCCGAGGCGATTGTTGAATCCGTGACGCATACCGCGTGCGAATGCCTTCCCGCGGCACATCCAGTCACGCCCGGTGCGCCGCGATAAACGTGAGGATCGCCTGCCGGGCTTCCGCCGCAGCCGTCGGCGAGTAGACCAGCCGAGCGGTCGGGTCCGTACCCGCTTCCGGGTTGTCGAACGCGTGGTGGGTCTGGCCATAGAGCGACAGACGGAAATCATTGCCGGCATCGTCCATTTCCTCGCTCAGGGCGAGTATCACGTTCATGGGCGACACCATGTCCTGGGTGCCTTGCAGCAGCAGAACCGGCGCCTTGATCCGCGTGGACATGTCCGGGGCGGCAGTCTTGATCAGGCCGGAACAGACGATGATGCCTGCCACGTCCGCCCCGGTCCGGCCGTAATCCAGGGCGATCATGCCACCCGCGCTGTAGCCCAGGCAGAAGATAGGTCGATCCGGGCCGAACTGGCGCCGGACGGCCTCCACGCAGGCGCGCAGCGCCGCTGCGCCCTCATGGCGGTGATCCAATAGCCGTTTGATCATCGGGCCAACCTGAGCCGGATCGCTTGGGCTGAACCCCTCGCCGTAGAGATCCGCGATCACCACCGCGCAGCCCTGTTCCAGCAACGGGGCCGCATGATCCCGCGCCAGGGTGCTCTGGCCCCGCCAATCCGGCAGCAGCACGACCAGTGCCGTCGGTGCCCGTGTCTCGTCCCGCATCAGCAGGCCAATGTATTGCGTTTCGCCATCCGTGTACGGCAGCGGCATTTCGGAAAACTGAGCCATCGGATTCCTCCCGTTGTTCAGGTGAAGTAGGTCGGGGCGTTTTGCCCGGTCAGGGAAAGTCCGTTGCGGCAGAGGTTACGATGCGTGACGCGGCCGGTATATCGCGGATCAGGTGCCCAACCGGTTGCGTGACACGGTACGGGTTGGCTGGATCGCTGCTCAGGGCCGGTCAGGCAATGGGCCGGTTTGAGGCGTCGTACCCTGTTTTCGCCGATGTTCGTTCAGGCTACGGATACAGTTTGAAACAATTGTGACAGGCAGACGGTACATCCCAATCTCGATGGACGGACATAGGCGGCGGTGCGTAGGGCGTTGGTGGTGTGCTCAAGTCGATCGCATCGCCGGCATGGCGTAGGTTGGGGTAAGCCCTGGCGCACCCCAACTGGGATGGTCCAATGATCCCCGGCTTTGTTTGGCTGCACGGCGTTTAACCCTAGCTACGGTGCTGGCTTGGGGTGATTTGGGCGATCACCGTTGGGCTGGGCGTTTCTTTGTCTCAACCTTCGCATCGAACTTTTGTCGGTTGATCACAAAGCGCTCGTGCCGGCCTGTTGAAATGCAATCGACGCCATCGTGTGCCATTACCGCGAACACCAACTTTCGCCCCACCACCTCGATCAATTCCACCGTAACGGTGACTTCCAGACCCGGCGGGGTCGCGGCCTCATGACTCACGTCGATATGGGTGCCGACCGTCTGTTCTTCCGGCCAGTCCAGGTGCGGGTTGATGGCCTTGATGCACGCCCACTCGAGCAGGCCTACCAGAAATCCAGTGGCGAACACTTCGGGCATGGCGGTGAATTCCGCCGATTCCGGATAGAGGGCGGGTACGGTTTTGCTGGTTGGCACCGTGAATCGGTGTTCGTAGGCGATGCCGGGTTTGAGGGTTTTTTTCATGGTTTTTTACTTCTCGTTATGCATGAGTTCGCCAATATAACCCGGTTGTCGCGCAGACTCCTGTTGAGAACTGCTGGCACGGATAGTGGTGAAATATCGGATCTGGCTTGGCATATCGATAAGCGGGTGGGAGAAGGGGAATCTTCGAGGAGTCGAGAATCATCGGCTCCGAGCCTTTTGTGCCGATGCGCTCAATCATCTTGATGTGCAGAAGCCGTGGTCTTTATCCCCCCCTGCGTGACGTAGGTTGGGGTAAGCCATGGCGCACCCCAACAGGGCGGGTGAAATGTTCCGCGGCTGTGTTGGGCTGCACTTGCGTTTAGCCCAACCTACGGGTGAGGGGGAGATTTAACGTTGACCCCGATTATTCAGGCCTCATCGCCCCGGAGTAGGTTGGGGTAAGCCCGTGGCGCACCCCAACAGGCGGTCGGTCAGGCGTAGGTTGGGGTAAGCCTGTGGCGCACCCCAACAGAGATGGTTGATTGCGCTGTCGCCGTGCTGGGCCGCACAGCGTGTGTTCATGCGTCCGTCCGGTTACGGAAACGCCTTGGCCTTGGTCGTGAGCTGTTCACGATACTCGGCCAGGGCCTTTTTCATCACGGCCACCCAGGCACCATCCGTTGCGGCCATATTGGCATCCTCGGCATGGATGCTGATGGTTTCCGGCTTGTCCTTGGTGGATACATCGATATCCGTGGCGATATTCGTGCTCAGGGTCACGGCCCAGAAGCCCGGCCGGAACCACGACCAGAATTTCTTGATGTGGATATCCAGCAGGATCGGAGCGGTGGTGGAGGAGGGAGCCGTCGCTTCCTTGACCTGGTAGCCGGCTGCTTCGAGCGCCTCGGTGGCGTTGAGGCGGACGACGCTTTCGACGGTCTGGCCCGGTTCCAGCAGAATATCCCCCATCGCCTTACCGAAGGAATTGCGCTTGCGGCCGATGGCCCGTGCCTTGATGGCGGCCGTGGCCTTGTCCGCCCCTTCGAATCCCAGGGACGGGGTGCTCGGTTCGCCGGGATCCTCCTCGAAATGCCGTTCGTCGGTGACCGAGCGGATCACCACCACCCGACCGTTCGACGGCGCGGCCGTGGCCGCCGATGCTGTCGCCATGCCGGCCGCCGACATACCGGGTTGATCGAGACTGATCTCGCTGCGGCTGGTCGCGCAACCGGCCAGAACCAGACAGGCGACCACGGCGGTCGCACCCGTACCAAACTTGGCAAATGCTTTTATGAACATCGCGTTATCCTTCCCTG
The Halothiobacillus diazotrophicus DNA segment above includes these coding regions:
- a CDS encoding FdhF/YdeP family oxidoreductase; the encoded protein is MTTSENKNAHSPIAQDPNTPYDRGPAGGWGSLRGISRIFGDVGGSTVAAKILANLNKPGGVMCSSCAWAKPAKPAKFEFCENGAKATLWELDEKRADAAFFEEHSVSELKSWHDHDLERAGRLSEPLRYDAARDRYVPVSWDTALQEIGQILQRIAPKEAVFYASGHAGLEASYLYALFARAMGHQNLPQSSNMCHETTSVNLKTFIGTPVGTCTLEDFDHCDAIFFFGQNTGTNSPRFLHTLKAAVERGCKIVTFNPVRERGLLEFVDPQNIMQMITNHPTRISNKYYQVKPGGDIAVLAGMMKHVLAREDAAPGTILDHDFIASETTGFAETAALIRAFDWSEIEAQSGLSRALIVEAADIYIAAKNVIGIYGMGLTQHVNGWLNLGMYCNLLLMRGNIGRLGAGMSPVRGHSNVQGQRTVGIGEKSAHMPAEKLKAQFGIDAPSEEGLNIVKASEGVLDGSVKAMLSLGGNLLRALPDRERLEAAWPNLDLTVHISTKPNRSHLAPGKVSYILPCLGRTDIDRQASGPQAVSMEDTFSHIYGSLGTAEPPSDKVRSETAIVAGIAKATLPPNPRLRWDEWVANYDLIRDLIAETFPDDFSDFNKRMMQPGGFYRGNPARDRNWKTESGKAQFTPPTTLSALGQSPSGQNAMTLITLRSNDQFNTTIYGFSDRLRGLEGSREIVLMNRKEMDRLGLTEGQTVTLRSQIDDGIERQIGGLKVTPYDLPDGTVAGYYPELNPLVPLSYHEKNSLTPAYKGTPVEVRA
- a CDS encoding dienelactone hydrolase family protein is translated as MAQFSEMPLPYTDGETQYIGLLMRDETRAPTALVVLLPDWRGQSTLARDHAAPLLEQGCAVVIADLYGEGFSPSDPAQVGPMIKRLLDHRHEGAAALRACVEAVRRQFGPDRPIFCLGYSAGGMIALDYGRTGADVAGIIVCSGLIKTAAPDMSTRIKAPVLLLQGTQDMVSPMNVILALSEEMDDAGNDFRLSLYGQTHHAFDNPEAGTDPTARLVYSPTAAAEARQAILTFIAAHRA
- a CDS encoding thioesterase family protein: MKKTLKPGIAYEHRFTVPTSKTVPALYPESAEFTAMPEVFATGFLVGLLEWACIKAINPHLDWPEEQTVGTHIDVSHEAATPPGLEVTVTVELIEVVGRKLVFAVMAHDGVDCISTGRHERFVINRQKFDAKVETKKRPAQR